The following coding sequences are from one Streptomyces sp. NBC_00536 window:
- a CDS encoding excalibur calcium-binding domain-containing protein: protein MFVRRGAAAAVVMSAVLLVGAGCEDPAPKAAGGGKGTAAATASPSATPSAGAVMPSVVGKPFTEAEAAVKGLVTPPVKARSAYADVTLAPDHGAWAVCFQTPAAGAAVQAASVVELSLVAAGTPCPGQAGATLKPSTAPTPPAPPATPTPKPVPKPKATVPTDAGSTGGDGGNGETASSSSGGGGADVYYSNCTAAKAAGAAPIRRGQPGYRSALDRDNDGIACDK, encoded by the coding sequence GTGTTCGTTCGCCGTGGGGCGGCGGCAGCCGTCGTCATGAGTGCGGTTCTGCTGGTGGGGGCGGGGTGTGAGGATCCGGCGCCCAAGGCCGCGGGCGGTGGGAAGGGCACGGCCGCCGCGACGGCGAGCCCGTCCGCGACTCCGTCCGCGGGCGCTGTGATGCCCTCGGTCGTCGGGAAGCCGTTCACCGAGGCCGAGGCCGCCGTCAAGGGACTGGTCACCCCGCCCGTCAAGGCGCGCAGCGCCTATGCCGACGTCACCCTCGCCCCGGACCACGGCGCGTGGGCGGTCTGCTTCCAGACCCCGGCCGCGGGCGCCGCGGTGCAGGCCGCCTCGGTGGTGGAGCTGTCGCTGGTGGCCGCCGGTACGCCGTGTCCCGGGCAGGCCGGGGCGACGCTCAAGCCCTCGACGGCGCCCACGCCCCCGGCTCCCCCGGCGACCCCGACGCCCAAGCCGGTCCCCAAGCCGAAGGCCACCGTCCCGACCGATGCCGGGAGCACCGGCGGGGACGGCGGCAACGGTGAGACCGCGAGCAGCAGCAGCGGCGGCGGCGGGGCGGACGTCTACTACAGCAACTGCACCGCGGCCAAGGCCGCCGGGGCGGCGCCCATCCGGCGCGGTCAGCCCGGTTACCGCAGCGCCCTCGACCGGGACAACGACGGCATCGCCTGCGACAAGTAG